A genomic window from Mycobacteriales bacterium includes:
- a CDS encoding response regulator transcription factor, whose translation MADRLLLVEDDPRIRGALVLGLTDQGYEVVEAGSGESALGLIRSDRFDVVLLDLMLPGMDGFAVCRTVRTQGDLPIIMITARSGSDDVIRGLEAGADDYVTKPVVASELAARIRALLRRARPPEPAVLAAGDVRIHPDRGVALRRGEDVHLTLTELRLLTELAAAAGSVVTREQLLERVWGYDYFGDTRLLDVHVRRLRRKVEDDPSTPTLVLTVRGVGYRVAS comes from the coding sequence GTGGCCGACCGCCTGCTCCTCGTCGAGGACGACCCGCGCATCCGGGGCGCGCTCGTGCTCGGCCTGACCGACCAGGGGTACGAGGTCGTCGAGGCCGGCTCGGGGGAGTCCGCGCTGGGGCTGATCCGGTCCGACCGGTTCGACGTCGTGCTGCTGGACCTGATGCTGCCGGGGATGGACGGCTTCGCCGTCTGCCGGACCGTACGGACCCAGGGCGACCTGCCGATCATCATGATCACCGCGCGCTCGGGCTCGGACGACGTGATCCGCGGCCTGGAGGCCGGCGCCGACGACTACGTGACCAAGCCGGTGGTGGCCAGCGAGCTGGCGGCCCGGATCCGGGCCCTGCTGCGCCGGGCCCGCCCGCCGGAGCCGGCCGTGCTCGCGGCCGGGGACGTGCGCATCCATCCCGACCGCGGGGTGGCGTTGCGCCGGGGCGAGGACGTGCACCTGACCCTGACCGAGCTGCGGTTGCTCACTGAACTGGCCGCGGCCGCGGGCAGCGTGGTCACCCGCGAGCAGCTGCTGGAACGGGTCTGGGGCTACGACTACTTCGGCGACACCCGGCTGCTCGACGTGCACGTACGGCGGCTGCGCCGCAAGGTCGAGGACGACCCGAGCACGCCGACGCTGGTGCTCACCGTGCGCGGCGTCGGCTACCGGGTCGCGTCGTGA
- a CDS encoding HAMP domain-containing sensor histidine kinase, which translates to MRGGARMRGVGRELGRIPVRNRVIAAFTLGSVAVSVIVAVVTWNLTTGYMMQQREQSVDRQAILNARLVDGALARNATDLAALLTGLASSPEAAIFVRQPDGWISGGTVSDNIGPQDMPAALLAAAARGDTARQRLRVAGTPVVAVAMTLPRTGVAYVEVFPLRDLDRAFRFISLMLLGGVLATALLGASTGWWASRRALRPLTDLTAAAARIAHGDLSTRLPIRDDKDLGPLAAAFNETAGDLEARVARDARFASDVSHELRSPVTTMAAAMEVLVRRRDEVSPAARHAIDLLDTDLRRFRRLVGDLLEISRIDQGAFRLSAERLDLGELVANVVARSSPVPVEAAGPVPVLGDRRRLEQVVSNLVDNAERHGRGLVRIAVCRVDGRARLEVDDAGPGVPVVERDRIFERFARVSDRDRHVDDTGSGLGLALVAQHVRLHSGTVAVTDRPGGGARFVLELGGLP; encoded by the coding sequence GTGAGGGGTGGCGCCCGGATGCGGGGCGTCGGCCGGGAGCTGGGCCGGATCCCGGTCCGCAACCGGGTCATCGCCGCGTTCACGCTCGGGTCGGTCGCGGTGTCGGTGATCGTCGCCGTGGTGACCTGGAACCTCACGACCGGCTACATGATGCAGCAGCGCGAGCAGAGCGTGGACCGGCAGGCCATCCTCAACGCCCGCCTCGTCGACGGCGCCCTGGCCCGCAACGCGACCGACCTGGCGGCCCTGCTCACCGGTCTGGCCTCCTCGCCGGAGGCGGCGATCTTCGTCCGGCAGCCGGACGGCTGGATCTCCGGCGGCACGGTCTCGGACAACATCGGCCCGCAGGACATGCCGGCCGCGCTGCTGGCCGCGGCCGCCCGCGGCGACACCGCCCGGCAGCGGCTGCGGGTCGCCGGCACCCCGGTGGTCGCGGTGGCGATGACGCTGCCCCGGACCGGGGTCGCGTACGTCGAGGTGTTCCCGTTGCGGGACCTGGACCGGGCCTTCCGGTTCATCAGCCTGATGCTGCTCGGCGGGGTGCTGGCGACCGCGCTGCTCGGCGCCTCGACCGGCTGGTGGGCCAGCCGGCGGGCGTTGCGGCCGCTGACCGACCTGACCGCGGCCGCGGCCAGGATCGCGCACGGCGACCTGTCCACCCGGCTGCCGATCCGCGACGACAAGGACCTCGGCCCGCTGGCCGCGGCGTTCAACGAGACCGCCGGCGACCTGGAGGCGCGGGTGGCCCGGGACGCCCGGTTCGCCTCCGACGTCAGCCACGAGCTGCGCTCGCCGGTGACCACGATGGCCGCCGCGATGGAGGTGCTGGTCCGGCGCCGGGACGAGGTCTCGCCGGCCGCCCGGCACGCGATCGACCTGCTCGACACCGACCTGCGCCGGTTCCGCCGGCTGGTCGGCGACCTGCTGGAGATCTCCCGCATCGACCAGGGTGCGTTCCGGCTCTCGGCCGAGCGGCTGGACCTGGGCGAGCTGGTCGCGAACGTGGTCGCCCGGTCCTCGCCGGTGCCGGTCGAGGCGGCCGGCCCGGTGCCGGTGCTGGGCGACCGGCGCCGGCTGGAGCAGGTCGTGTCGAACCTGGTCGACAACGCCGAACGGCACGGGCGCGGGCTGGTCCGGATCGCGGTCTGCCGGGTCGACGGGCGGGCCCGGCTGGAGGTCGACGACGCCGGACCGGGCGTACCGGTGGTGGAGCGGGACCGGATCTTCGAGCGGTTCGCCCGGGTCTCGGACCGCGACCGGCACGTCGACGACACCGGCAGCGGGCTCGGGCTCGCCCTCGTCGCCCAGCACGTACGGCTGCACTCGGGCACGGTCGCGGTGACCGACCGGCCCGGCGGTGGAGCCCGGTTCGTGCTGGAGCTGGGCGGGCTCCCTTGA
- a CDS encoding cytochrome c oxidase assembly protein, which yields MNLPPLELGQLAGQAQGRPGVLVAVGLAAVAYLIGAARVRGWPIGRTAAFLGGLLVVVVATCSGIEPYGQVLEWMHMIEHLLLIMVAPVLLAIGSPLQLVSDALPARGSAAWQAFLNRPVVGWLTSPAFAAGVYAVAVIGVHLTGIMDRAMADQNVHVLEELAYLVAGMLLFQLVFGRRPGPWQLSGGARMALLALVTPVDTVVGVVLLQTGTVEGGLGDAGHLHARPDWALSAASDTVAAGTTMWIGGTGLMALLMLVVGLVWLHGRAPAALQPGWTERARMSTMAERTGQPESADLDDDDAALAAYNRWLAKMAEREH from the coding sequence GTGAACCTCCCTCCGCTCGAGCTCGGGCAGCTGGCCGGGCAGGCGCAGGGCCGCCCCGGCGTGCTCGTCGCGGTGGGCCTGGCGGCGGTGGCATACCTGATCGGGGCCGCCCGGGTCCGGGGCTGGCCGATCGGCCGGACCGCGGCGTTCCTCGGCGGTCTCTTGGTCGTCGTGGTGGCCACCTGCAGCGGCATCGAGCCGTACGGGCAGGTGCTGGAGTGGATGCACATGATCGAGCACCTGCTGCTCATCATGGTCGCGCCGGTGCTGCTGGCGATCGGCTCGCCGCTGCAGCTGGTCTCGGACGCGCTGCCGGCCCGCGGCTCGGCGGCCTGGCAGGCGTTCCTCAACCGGCCGGTGGTCGGCTGGCTGACCTCGCCCGCGTTCGCCGCCGGGGTGTACGCGGTCGCGGTCATCGGCGTGCACCTCACCGGGATCATGGACCGGGCGATGGCCGACCAGAACGTGCACGTGCTGGAGGAGCTGGCCTACCTCGTCGCCGGGATGCTGCTGTTCCAGCTCGTCTTCGGTCGCCGGCCCGGACCCTGGCAGCTGTCCGGCGGCGCCCGGATGGCGCTGCTCGCCCTGGTCACGCCGGTGGACACGGTGGTCGGCGTGGTGCTGCTGCAGACCGGCACCGTCGAGGGCGGCCTCGGCGACGCCGGCCACCTGCACGCCCGGCCGGACTGGGCGCTGTCGGCGGCCTCGGACACGGTCGCGGCCGGCACCACCATGTGGATCGGCGGCACCGGCCTGATGGCGCTGCTCATGCTCGTGGTGGGGCTGGTCTGGCTGCACGGCCGGGCGCCGGCGGCCCTCCAGCCGGGCTGGACCGAGCGGGCCCGGATGTCGACGATGGCCGAGCGGACCGGCCAGCCGGAGTCGGCCGACCTGGACGACGACGATGCCGCGCTGGCGGCGTACAACCGGTGGCTGGCGAAGATGGCCGAGCGGGAGCACTAG
- a CDS encoding MgtC/SapB family protein: MNGQGWAQVGELALAFALSAVIGLERQLRQKSAGLRTHTIVGLGSALFLLVSKYGFQDVVVPGQVVFDPSRVAAQIVSGLGFIGAGLIFVQRGAVRGLTTAATIWLTAAIGTAAAAGLPLLALLCTAGHFGVLYGLTPLAQRLSGRQPATAALSCTYVDGRGVLRDVLATCTNAGWAVTRVETAPAGTSVGPGGESGPPLVRVGLELRGTGPNTALLAELNDVDGVVEVRTEDTEDY; encoded by the coding sequence ATGAACGGCCAGGGTTGGGCTCAGGTGGGCGAGCTGGCGCTCGCGTTCGCGTTGTCGGCGGTCATCGGCCTCGAACGGCAGCTGCGGCAGAAGTCGGCCGGGCTGCGCACGCACACGATCGTCGGGCTCGGCTCGGCGCTGTTCCTGCTCGTCAGCAAGTACGGCTTCCAGGACGTCGTGGTCCCCGGCCAGGTGGTGTTCGACCCGTCCCGGGTCGCGGCCCAGATCGTGTCCGGGCTCGGGTTCATCGGCGCCGGGCTGATCTTCGTCCAGCGCGGCGCGGTCCGCGGGCTGACGACCGCCGCCACGATCTGGCTCACCGCCGCCATCGGCACCGCGGCCGCCGCCGGCCTGCCGCTGCTGGCGCTGCTGTGCACGGCCGGGCACTTCGGCGTGCTCTACGGCCTGACCCCGCTGGCCCAGCGGCTGTCCGGACGGCAACCCGCCACCGCGGCGCTGTCCTGCACGTACGTCGACGGCCGGGGTGTCCTGCGGGACGTCCTGGCCACCTGTACGAACGCGGGCTGGGCCGTGACCCGGGTCGAGACGGCCCCGGCCGGCACCTCCGTCGGCCCGGGCGGCGAGTCCGGCCCGCCGCTGGTCCGGGTGGGGCTGGAGCTGCGCGGCACCGGGCCGAACACCGCGCTGCTGGCCGAGCTGAACGACGTCGACGGAGTGGTCGAGGTCCGGACCGAGGACACCGAGGACTACTAG
- a CDS encoding STAS domain-containing protein: MTPAAPAAPQFVVDTHREGTTEIVVVQGEVDIATAPLLRAVLDTVVARRPSRVEVDLSGATFLDAHALTTLAAVRRRLFSRHAVLVLRDPSPVVVRLLELTRMTLAFEIVPGPAEVRRAG; the protein is encoded by the coding sequence GTGACCCCCGCCGCCCCCGCAGCGCCGCAGTTCGTCGTCGACACCCACCGCGAGGGCACGACCGAGATCGTGGTCGTGCAGGGTGAGGTGGACATCGCGACCGCGCCGCTGCTGCGGGCCGTGCTGGACACGGTGGTGGCGCGGCGGCCGAGCCGGGTCGAGGTCGACCTGTCCGGTGCGACCTTCCTCGACGCGCACGCGCTGACCACGCTGGCCGCGGTCCGCCGCCGGCTGTTCTCCCGGCACGCCGTGCTGGTGCTGCGGGATCCCAGCCCGGTCGTGGTCCGGCTGCTGGAGCTGACCCGGATGACGCTGGCCTTCGAGATCGTGCCCGGGCCGGCCGAGGTCCGGCGTGCCGGGTAG